A region of the Megalops cyprinoides isolate fMegCyp1 chromosome 21, fMegCyp1.pri, whole genome shotgun sequence genome:
CATGTATAACGCATCTTTGTCACTCCCAGTTTACGCTGTCAAACTGCCTGGAAGAGAAAGCAGAGCAAAGGAGCCCTTTGCCCAGAGCATGCAGCAGATAGTGGATGAGGTTGTCAGTGCACTGTTGCcagagctgaaggagaagcCCTTTGCACTCTTTGGTCACAGGTatgggagaggaaaaaacagcatagGGATGTTTTGCAACATGGATATATGCAGGATTGTATTTCCACGATTAATAACTATCTTTTCCTTCATTAATATGATACATGTTACGATTTGACCCAATGTGATATTTGTTATGCTCAGCTATGACCTCTCTTTGTTGTAGCTTTGGGGCCATGACCTGCTATGCCACAGCTGAATATCTGAAGAGAGTGCACTGTCTGGAGCCAGTACACCTCTTTTTGTCTGGCGTCTCTGCTCCCTATGTGAgtaaaattgtttgttttcagtgtcacACAGTAAAAACCAAATTGCAGATATTTAATATGTGCAGCTTACAAatgcctaaccctaaccctgcctACGATGCAGTCAATAGCTGTTGTTTGCATTCTCGTGTTGcccatttttcaaatttttaatgcattttttaaaatttctttcgATCTTTGATTGCATTGAATATGTTCACTCGGTGTGGAATGGCCATACAAATTTTCAAGTACctgcaaaagaaaagaatttcTGTAAATGGCAGTATCAGCATCAGAATTTACAGAGGTTTGGGCAAATAAAGCTCATTGGTGTGGGTCCAGGCCATCTCAGCGCACCCCCATGCCATGAGTGGAATATAACATTACTTCCAGGTGTCTTAAGTTGTTAGTATATTCCGGTTTATTTGTCAGGGCTAACCTGACGATATGCTGTTGAGTAGGAGTTTTAGAGTATTATATATTGAATTCACAgctttctccttcttttctccCTGTCCCTTCAGTCTGAGACTCGTTTGCGCGCTCCAAAGAAAAGTGAACTGTCAGATGACGAGTTTCTCCACTGGCTGACTGCTGTCGGTGGAACGCCTCCAGAAATACTCGCCAACCCAGACATCCTGAAACTTTTCTTACCCGTCCTAAAAGCTGACCTCCATGTTGTGGAGAGCTACAAGTGAGCTGACAATGCTGACAATATTCAGACACCATGTGCACTTTAACTTTTAATTTTGGAGCATaacaattcattcatatttacaaaGTTAGATATTTGTGTGTCCCAATATATGAGTAGTGTACATATAAGAATAAAccatattttcaatacatttcacCCTCAATACAAGTGAGAGAATGGACAGCTTGTCGTGGtttattccacacacacacacacccacacacacacacacgtatttaCTAATCCGTAAATTACCTGTTTGCCTCCCAGGTGTTCCAAGCCTGAGAGCCCTTTCCTGTCTTGCCCTGTTACGTGTTTCGATGGAAAGGAAGACATTCCACACGACTTACAAGGTGAGGGTACTATGATTTCCTTCCTGACTCACAGTGTGACTGAAAATAGATATTAGGGCTTTCTAgatattttatacacacacacgcaggcacacatcACAGCGCATGGTATTGATGTCAACTTGACCGCATTATTACGTGTACTTACTTTCTGAGAAAATGGCAATCAAAAACCAAGTGGTTTTTTTCATAGAACTACTCTTGCttagaaacactgaaataaactgtCATTCTgatatgaaagtaaaatggtcttAATCGCTTAAATCACCCAAAGACACGTGAAAGTACTGTCCAGTGCTGAAAATAGCACAGTGCAATAGTTGTCTGTAACAAAttgttgtacagacccacagcctgcactaACTTATTGTGCAGGAGCTGGTAACTTATTGTACAGCAtctgttaatatttatttttatacacctcattcattccatccttactcCATTCCATGGATGTGTCCcgcactgctgttgttgttggttgTACCACTACTGTTGgctggtatttgttgttgtcaccttaACATTGTATGAAAGCACTTCGAGAGACATTGGAACCGGAGTCAGATAccttgtacagtatgtgtaaaagcatacttggccaataaagtctgattctgataaTTTTGCCCAGCAACTCGACATATACAATGCAgtaattaataacatttaaactTTGTCCAGGCAGGGTAAATTTCCCTGGCTGTATGGTTTTGGGGCAAATCGATTCATCTTACTGGAAAGTGTTAAAACCATGAGGGATTGTTTCTGTTCAGGGAACATACCCctgttccattttaaacagGAGTCACCTAGAGACGCCAGAACCCAGGCACATCTGTACTGTTTTTgtcatattattacattacattactggcattactctcttatctagagcagcttacataggttacaatttttacatgttatctgttcatagaactggatatttactgaggcaaatctcgggttaagtacctttcccaagggtacagtagcagtacTACAGCAGggactcgaaccagcaaccttttggttacgagccctgctcctttccccACTATGCTATCCTGCCACCCATAGGTCATGGATTGTTCTTTTTCAACAGCATGGAAAGAGATGACGAGTGGAGAATTCACAGTGCAGATGTTTCCAGGATCTCACTTTTACTTAAAAGACTCAAGTAATGAGAAAGTTATCCTGGATCTCATCACTAAACACCTTGAGACCGCTGAAATTGACTACCTTTGAGAAAGTAGGAGCAATACAAGGAAAGGCGACAGTGCTGAGGAGGTGAGCTCTGTTATAAACATGGcttatattgtatttatgaaCTGTATTTGCAAATTGTATTTACAATTCATGGTGCTGTTATCCTTTGAATAATGTTGCTGAGTTAAAAACACCGGAAATATTgatttgaaaattatttaacattgtaaatattGCAACTCATATTGTAAGACAATAAATGCAATGAAggacaatgaaaatgtaatgccttttttctctctttacagTTTTCCCCTGCAGATGGAAAGAATATGTTTACCTAGTATAATTGCTACCAGCCATTGGACGAGCGAGACCACATCAATGTTAACATTAAATTGTTGACTAGATATGTGTCAACCTATATTAGAAGACTTCcagttgttttttaataatgtacATGAATCTCCAGTTTCTCTGATGTCGGCAGAGAACcatgtttatgaaatgaataattttatacatatatatatataatggaaTAATATATTTGAGATTAAACATCTACAAATAAGTTGAATAACTTTACCAATCACTGGATTCAGTTCAAAGACTGGATCACCTGAGTGCCTAATTCCAAGGTCTTTCCCAAAGTGACTGAACATGTTTACAAACATGATTGCATTAAAAGGAGCTTCAGTTGGTCTTTCATCTTAAAACTTGCTGTCCTATATGAACAACATCCTCCATTTGCTGCAAAGAGGAAATGGGACAATTTTCTTTGATGAAAAAGGTGGTTTGTGTGGGGTTCCTAAGTGGCTCAGCTAGTTTGGCTCTTGTTTTGCAAAGGCAAAGTATAACGATGAGACCCAGGTTCAAATCTGAGCTGCGTCATTCGCccacaatgactgggagcctgCACTGGGAGAACACTTCCACAGGGCTAGTGTGGGGGAGACAGTATTTTTCCAACAGTCAAACTAAACTAGACTCTAAAAACCTTGAATAGGCTAGGTACAACATTGATTTCTGCAGTTACACTATCCTGTGTTCACCACATGCAATATATCATTTCCATTTAGATTCTATCTCCTGTGCATTAGTGAATGCTGATCGTATTCACTGACTCCTTTAGTACCTTTAAGAATATGACTGCTGCTTGTCGAAGAAACAAATCATGCAAGTGATGCAATCCTCAAAGTGCATTTCACTGACTTCAAATTGCATGACATTACAATTAAATATTCTTGGATATCACTTGTGGTCTACCGCAATTGTGTCATTAACACACTACGAATTGCGTCATCACATAGTGAACAAGTAAAAtacttgtatcgcatgcaagCCTGGCAATTGAAACGACTTTTGCATTGAAATATTGCACTAGAACATTGTTAGGCTTCACCAATTTCAATGCAACCATTCAAAACATCTGAAAGCTCAGGAAGCCCGTGGAGTCAGGTTCACTTTTCTCTTTTGTCTGGATGCAACAAGTAGAGCTTTGACATTCTCATTGTTCgatcactttttatttttaaagtaggGGCTACATTATCACTAGGAACATTGGTGCTTAGAGATTTTGTTTGGTTAAATGAGGTATTTACAGGAGACACCACTGTCAgcgctgtttattttttgtgctgtttccttttttacccCAGGGATACAGGGATCGCTCTGAGGCTTCCATATAGTTCAACCAGTTTAATGTTAGCATAGATGCATAGTTCTGTTTGGTTGGATTTCTTGTGAAGAATTACTTGAAGTTGTGATCCTTGtgttgtctggaaaaaaaacatttatggaCAATATGACTTTGGTAGCTACAGTTCTGCTAAGATTGAAATATATCATTttgaaggagaaaaataatgatCCATTAGTGACAGAAGAGTCACTGTTGATTGGACTCTGATGATAGCCAGTAATGTGCAAGCGACAGGCAAGCTGCTGGGAGGCAATGATACCCAAAGAACTCTAGCTGACATATACCCACTCTACCCTCTAGCGACAATGTCAATTGTGTAACTCTGCTGCAAGATCCCAAGTCATAGGTATCATAGGCTAATGGCACAGCTCAGACTCGAACTAGCACTGGGCTGTAGGGCCCAGCCTGTGGGAAGCTACCACTTACCCTGTCGTAGAATCcaaaattttcacttttttcgGTTTTGGGGAGGATCCAAATATCGTCCAAATAAACTAGTTTTGGAgtaacatatttttatacaaccatccatttcataaaatacacatatcaaagatatgaaaaaaaacatggttgtGCTTTGTTCTACCTCGGGTGGAGGTATCTCAATTTTTGAAGGCTTTAGGTCCTCTACTAATTGGTGACTGAGGACGCAGAATCTTTTATGATGTTTACACCCTGACAGATGACAAACTAGTTTCATCTTACAGTTTCACTACCAGTGCTGAGAAGTTTCTAGCtagttgtttttaaatttcattagtCATGTATTTGCCTATCCCTGGATCCATAGAAGCAGGATACAGATCCATTTTCTCCCATATTATATAAAAAGTAAGTATGCATGTGCCTATAGGATTCAGCCTTTGATGTACGTCAAACTTCAGAAGTTAAACAGTCAATAGTTAAAGTGTGCTTAATGTCTTATTGTGCATGCTTTCAAAGTGAATTGTAGTTTGTAGGGTTGCAGTAGGTGGACTGAAGAGGTTGAAGGAGATAAAATGACTCACAAAAGGTGAGACATTgacattattaaacattaaatacttCTTTACATTAAATacttatttacattaaatacttATTTGCAAATGCAGAGTAAACATCTGTGTAGTTTTGTCAACACACGTGAAATTCCCCCCACTAATAATTACATTCCGGGAATGTAAATGCCCAGAGCAAACACATTATTGCCGATTGAATAGCTGTAGAAAAAATGAGTGACGCAGTACCTTGGGTAGTATCACATACTGTATGGCATGGGAAATGTGAAAAGCTAATACATGAATACTCACTAGTAGTTTGTACTACTCAAAATGACAATggatataaaaacattttcagttttcttatGA
Encoded here:
- the olah gene encoding S-acyl fatty acid synthase thioesterase, medium chain → MLSRMEKVVNCFSKRPDAAARLLCFPWAGGGSIHYARWGNLISSSVEVYAVKLPGRESRAKEPFAQSMQQIVDEVVSALLPELKEKPFALFGHSFGAMTCYATAEYLKRVHCLEPVHLFLSGVSAPYSETRLRAPKKSELSDDEFLHWLTAVGGTPPEILANPDILKLFLPVLKADLHVVESYKCSKPESPFLSCPVTCFDGKEDIPHDLQAWKEMTSGEFTVQMFPGSHFYLKDSSNEKVILDLITKHLETAEIDYL